The Prunus dulcis chromosome 3, ALMONDv2, whole genome shotgun sequence genome segment CACCACTTAGCCCCTAACCCAACTCAGTTACTCAAAATCTCAAACCGCAGATTAGATCAGTAACAGCAACACAAAACAATTCACTAGTCACTAATCACTCATTTAATCAACTCCCTCCTGCCCACCAAAAATCATCATTTTCCATCACTTTCCTTCCCAACAAGCAAAACACATGTTAACAAGCTCCATCTTCAACTTcaacctcctctctctctaaaaacAGCTCAATTAAGCTTTTTGGAAGTTGGGgggtcagagagagagagagagagagagatttggaattttgggttttcaggAGCTGAACACATGAAGAAGCTAAAGAGCTATTACACGCATCTGAGGCACCACCAGTCCATGGAGCTCAAATGGATCTTCCCTTTGGCCATAGGCTCCATcgtctctctcttccttctcttcctcaccACGCTCACTTCACCTGACGGCATGCCTCTGCTTCCCTTCTACCGCTCCTTTTACATCTCCAGCTCCGTTTTCATCGAATCCAAGCTCCACCCACTGCCCGTTTCTTATCTCCCGCCTCCTCCGCGCTTCGCTTACTTCATCTCCGGCTCCAATGGCGATGGTAAAATGCTCAAGCGGACCCTTCAAGCCCTTTACCACCCTCACAACCTCTATGTGGTTCACTTGGACCTCGAGGCACCGCCCGAGGAGCGTCTGGATCTGCAGAATTACGTTTCTACCCACCCTGTTTTTGTAAAGTTCGGCAATGTGAAGATGATTACCAAGGCCAATCTCGTCACTTACAGGGGTCCGACTATGGTGGCCAACACGCTTCACGCTGCCGCTATTTTGTTGAAGGCAGGCGGCGATTGGGATTGGTTTATCAATCTCAGTGCTTCTGATTACCCACTTGTTACTCAGGATGGTGAGTCtattgggttttggttttgggattttggtctatctttggttgattttgttTCTAATTTGACTAATTGGTTGattatcaaaaaaagaaaaaaattgactaATTGGTTACTGGGTTTTGATTATTGTGGTTAATTAGATCTGCTGCACACGTTCTCATACTTACCGCGCGATCTTAATTTCATCGATCATACTAGCAACATTGGGTGGAAAGAGTATGCACaacttccctttttctttgttgtctATATTTATactgtttctgttttttccccttttttttcaataagtAAAGCTGTATCATCGATTTGTAATGCTGCATGTTTATAGGTACCAAAGAGCAAAACCGATAATTGTAGATCCAGGGTTGTATATGACAAAAAAAGCTGATGTTTTTTGGGTTACACAGCGAAGGAGTGTGCCAACAGCTTTCAAACTCTTTACAGGTACAAATTTTTAGCATGCCCCTAGACCATAAAACATGATTAAAACCGAAGTTGCTATTTTGATTGGATAAGAAATGAAATAGGAGTACTAACTTAGAGCACATCAGAGCAAAGATAGAATCTTATATGTCACATAGAAAcccaaacataacaaaaatatgtaaaattTATACATGTATAGTTAGGAATGGAAATCATTGTCCTTTTCTGTTtggattttcagttttttgaaCTTGTTTAGTAGTCTATAGATTTGAAAATTGGTATAGAAGTAAACAGTTattttgtctttaaaaaatgTTTCTTGCTGGGTGTTCAAGTGCTATGCAGAAGACAATGAAAGTTTGTCAATTTATACCCTGCCTCTGTTTTTTGTGATGTTAAATGAATTGGGATGTCACAGAAAACATGAGATGCATAAGCAGATGCAACTTCTGAAGGAAAGAAGGATGTCCCAGAGCTATTAAAAAAAGCCATTGAAACAATTTTGATCTACTGGATGAGGCTATATATCTCAACCCTCTATGGTTATTTTATTGGAAAACCGATTTCTAGAACATCTTCTGAGTTATGAAAAGATGTCTCTTCAACTTCATGTATCCTTAAGTGGATAGAACATCACATTGATGAGCCCAGAACAGTTACATTTTAGGAAAGACTTTCTGTAACAACTCTGTGTTGATCTGCTGTCTTTTGCAGCTCTAGAAACCTAATTCTGTTTCTGGGGAATGGAACGAAACaacttgtgtgtgtgtgtgtgtgtgtgtgtgttttataCTCTCTTGTTCTGCTTAGTTGAAAATTATAACACGCGTATGTGCATTTGGACCATagttctctattaggcataaAAGAATAGCTTAGCATGCTTTTTTCCTCACTATGTGGGATCGTGTAGCATGATCAATTTATTGGCAGTGATGCATGAAAGCATTTGGCTGCATAATCTGATTCTATGTTGCTTGCTTTAAAATTTGAGTCTCTTACCTATATGATGCTTGTTGTTTCACTTACTACTTTAATATCTTTATACAACAATAGGGATTTTCTTATATTCTACATGTAAAAAACATATGAATATCTTGAGGAGTGGTCCCTGATTTTAggggggggaaaaaaaaaaattatatcctCACCGCTCTCTGGGACCATTTTATTCTAAAGGTCCTCTAGGGAGCTAATTTTTTAACTCTGCAGATTTTTTAAGAAGTTCACCGTCCACTCTATTATAGTTCCTTTTAGACCTTTGCCTTTGttaaacatttgaaaatgtggtGTTGTAATGAAATTTGCCAATTTTGCTGTCAATTTTCCACCTGTTGCTTCTTTCCAACTGCTCCcttgaaaaatatttgtaGGTTTACATTCAGAACCATGCCTTGTTGccataagttttattttaacCAAATGTCTTCTTTCTCACATAGGTTCTGCGTGGATGGCACTTTCTAAGCCTTTTGTTGATTACTGCATATGGGGATGGGACAACCTACCTCGAACTGTTCTCATGTATTATGCAAACTTTTTATCATCTCCCGAAGGATACTTCCACACCGTCATTTGTAATGCTCAAGAGTTCCGCAACACAACTGTGAATAGTGATCTGCATTTCATAACATGGGACAACCCTCCAAAGCAACACCCTCACCACCTTAACCTTGGAGACATGCAGAGGATGATTGACAGCAAGGCTCCCTTTGCAAGAAAGTTTCACCAAGATGATCCAGTGCTTGACAAAATCGATTCTGAGTTGTTGTTTAAGGGTCCAGGTATGCTTGTTCCTGGTGGTTGGTGCATAGGAAAAAGGGACAATGGGTCTGATCCATGCTCTGTTGTTGGTAACACTACAGTCCTCAGGCCTAGCCCTGGAGCAAAACGGCTAGAAGTTTTGCTCAGCTCTCTATTGTCTAACGAGAATTTCCGATCAAAACAGTGCAAATGACAAGAACTCAAAACTGCTTGTGGAACTGCTTCCCCGTGCCAAGTTGAGTTGGTTTACACTTGACGGTAGAATACAGCATGATCAGAGAAATAATATTTCTTATAGttgaaagagaaggaaagaatGCACATACCTCTGAATTATGGAGAGGCAAGGATGTGATGAATTTGGTGGAGTTGTATCAATTACTTGGCTAGATTCTTCCTTCTATGATGACTGCCACTTAGATGATTTGTAGGTTAGCACTTTTCCACATTTACTTTtgttctttgaaatttttggatACTGTATTTGTCATGCCCAGCCATTTCGTATGCTGCAGTGAAATGTGTTTTGAAACCGATGATGGGGGTGTAAGAGCTACTGGAAAGATGTATATTTGAAATAGGAAATCCAAATAAAACTTGTCTGATTCTGTGCAACTTTTGGATCCAAATGTAGCTGTTTGTTTCGTAGGTCTGCGCTGCCACATTCATATTTCATACTTGTTTTGGTCTTCTCTTGTTATGTTTTTaggtttgtttctttcttcctcgATTGCCATGATATCGATTCACTTGCATCTGGATATAATTCAATTTTGTTCGGCCTATGCCATGAGGCCCATGACCCTACGGCTATGGAGGCCCCCAGAGTCAGAGAGGCCATGGCTTTCCCCGGCACGGCACATATTCTCAGAGTGgcgagagagagggaaaaatctGTCTCCCTTTTAAAGTGCCTATACAATTAAGCATAATTCTTCAAGTCCCTTGATCCCTCCAAGTGATGTATATACTTGTAtgtataaatgaatttataaGGTACATCTTAGGGTTATCTACTATAGACATT includes the following:
- the LOC117622267 gene encoding beta-glucuronosyltransferase GlcAT14B: MKKLKSYYTHLRHHQSMELKWIFPLAIGSIVSLFLLFLTTLTSPDGMPLLPFYRSFYISSSVFIESKLHPLPVSYLPPPPRFAYFISGSNGDGKMLKRTLQALYHPHNLYVVHLDLEAPPEERLDLQNYVSTHPVFVKFGNVKMITKANLVTYRGPTMVANTLHAAAILLKAGGDWDWFINLSASDYPLVTQDDLLHTFSYLPRDLNFIDHTSNIGWKEYQRAKPIIVDPGLYMTKKADVFWVTQRRSVPTAFKLFTGSAWMALSKPFVDYCIWGWDNLPRTVLMYYANFLSSPEGYFHTVICNAQEFRNTTVNSDLHFITWDNPPKQHPHHLNLGDMQRMIDSKAPFARKFHQDDPVLDKIDSELLFKGPGMLVPGGWCIGKRDNGSDPCSVVGNTTVLRPSPGAKRLEVLLSSLLSNENFRSKQCK